DNA sequence from the Rhodanobacteraceae bacterium genome:
CAGCGTGGCGCGCTGCTGCGCATCGGTCTGCTCGAAGCTGGCGATCAGCTCGGACAGCCCGTCCAGCGATTCGGCCAGGCCGTCGAGCTTCTCGCCGATCGGTGCCAGCGCGCTGGTCGATTTGGCGCTGTCGACCGCGGCCGCAGCCTCGGCCAGGCCCTTGCGCAGGGTAGCGAAGGCGGCCGGATCGGCAAAGAACTTGAGCGCGCGCTCGCCGATGCGGTTGAGTTCCTCGACGATGCGCGCGTCCTGCGCGTCCACCGCCGGGATGTCCACATGCGCCTGCTCGCGCAATCCGGTCAGCTCGCCGCGCTTGCGCTTGAGGCTGCGGATCGCTTCGGTGAAGTCCTCCGGCGCCTTCCACAGCAGCGAGGCGACCTTCGACAGCAGTTCACCGACCTGCTGCGTGGCCGCCGTCACCGCCTGGCGCGCGGCCTGCTTGCTGCGCTCCAACTTTTCGAAGGCGTCCAGCGCCTCGCGGCCGCTGCGGCCGAGCAGCGCAACATCCGCCGCGATCTTGCCGACCTCTTCCTCCGCCAGCCACGGATGCGCATCGACGCAGCGCGCGGCGAGCTTGAGCAGGCGGTCGTAGGAGGCCTCGCTGTGCGCGTCCTCGGCCAGCCGCGACAGCTCGCGCAGTTCCGCCAGCGCGCGGACCACGTTGGCATTGCCGAGCCGCCCGAGCAGTCCCGCCACCTTCGGCTGCGCGCTGGCGTGCTCGTCCGACGCGAACGGCGTGCGCCACAGCTGCATGGTGTGCAGCCGCGAGGCATCGGCGCCTTCGGGCGTGACCAGCAGGATGCGGCCATCGTCGAAGCGCGCGTAGCCGCTGGCCAGCAGCGGCTGGCCGATCGCGCGGTCGATCAGGTTGTACGGCAGCAGCGCGTAGTCGCCCTTGGCGCTGTCGTAGAACACGTAGAGCACATCCTCGCCGCTCGGCGCGCGCACCGTGCGCTTCAGCCGGTAACCGCGGAAATCGTGCCCCAGGTCCTTGAAATGCTTGAAGTCGCCGGACTCCAGATAGTAGCCGCCGGGGAACACGATGCCGTGGTCCTCGGGCAGCTCCACGCAGGAATCGCCGATCTCGTCGATCCGCTGCACCTGTTTCAGGCGCTTGTTGTAGACCAGGTGGCGGACCACGTTCTCGCGATACGGGCGGATCGCCAGCACGATCAGCGTGCCCAGGTCCGCATAGCTGATCTCGGCGTCCGCCAGCGCCTGGTTCTTGTCGTCCACCGGCTCGCTGTAGATGCCTAGCCCGGTCTCGGTGTTGTTCTCGATCTTGACCGTGAGGTCGCCGCCGGTGGTCTCGACGAACACGGTGTCGAGGATGTTCACGTGCGGGTGGCGGCCCAGCACATGCTGCTCGCGCGTGACCTGGACCCACTCGAAACTGTGCGGCGACGGCAGCACATGGTCGCGCTCGCCGCGGTTGTCGATGTAGGACAGCGCCCCGCCGCGCTCGATGGCGAAGCGGAACACCCGCTTGTCACCCGGCTGGCTGCCGGTGCGGAAGATCAGCAGCAGGCGCTCGCCGGCGATCCTCAGTTGGTCGAGCGTGGTCGCCTTGTAGTAGGTGTAGAGCTCGCGGAAGTCGGCAACGAAGCGCTGCTCGTCCAGGAAGCTCCCGGCCACCGGCACCGTCTGCAGTTCCGGGCCATCGGCGCCATCCGCCAGCCGGTACAGGCAGAAGACGTCGTCGACCTTGGTCTCCTTCTTCAGCCCCAGCGTGACCTCGTAGCCGAACAGCAGCAAGTCACCGACGCGCACGATGTCGCGCGCGATGCAGTTGTGCTCGGTCCGCGCGGACAGGCGCGCAAGCAGCTTCGGCTCGATGCGCCCAAAGGTGGCGATGCGCTTGCCGTTCAGCGCCTCGGTCTTGGTACGCAGGGTTTCGGCGGCGGCGGCGAGGCGCTTGCGCAGGAGGTCGAAGGTGGCGGAAGTCATTTGGAGGGCACGAGGGCACGAGGGCACGAGGGCACGGAAAAAGCGGGGCGTGCGGTCATGTGGAGTGCTCGGTCAGGTACTCGGGGGGTTCGCCATCGCGAATGATGGTCCGATCGCGAACAGCCGAGAGAAGGTTGAGGAGCATTGCGCGCAGGTGCTCTGCGCGCTCGTTCAGATCGACCACGGTCAGCTCGTCCAGAAGTTTCAGCCTTCCGGCAAGCTCCACTTGAGTACTCGACTCAGCGAGCGAGCCGAGAGCAACCGACAGAAACTGGGCAAACTCACGCTGGGACTGGCGTGAGTGTCCCTCGGCAATGTTGGATGGCACGGAGACAACTGCGCGCTGCACTTGCGCCGCCAGTCCGAACTTTTCATCGCGCGGCAATTTCCCGGCTGCCGCATACACGGCAACCGCAAGCTCCATCGCTTTCTGCCACACCACGAGATCTCGATAGCTGGTAACCATCTCCCCCTCCCGCGGCAAGTCGTTTCAGGCGAGCCTTGCTCACGGCCCTCCCTGCCCTCGTGCCCTCGTGCCCTCGCCGATCAGCTTCTGGAGCAAATCAACGTCCTTGGTCCGCCCCGACGCGACCAGCTTCTGCATCAGCGCCGCCACCGACAGATCCCGCACCGCGTCCGCGCCGCCGACGGCCGCCACCAGTTCCTTCGCGTCCTGGATCAGATCGCGCTTGCCGGCCTTGTGGTCGGCGAAGGCCTTGGCGAGGAGCTGGCTCTTGCCGACGGTGCCGTCGATCGCCTTGCCCAGCGAGAGGCTGCGCATGAAGCTCTCGAAGTAGTCGCCGTCGCCGCCGACGATCTCGATCTTGGCCTGCTGCAGCGCGCGGCCGAGCACGGTGGCCTGTTCCTTGGCGATGGCGGTGTTGGCCTCGATGCCGCGCAGGGTCTCGGCATGGCTGTAATCCAGCTGCATGCGCTGTTCCTCGTGCGCGCGGGTCTCGGGGCTCATGTGCTTCATGGCCTCGAACTTGGCGGTCAGGCCCTCGGACTCGGCGGCGAAGCGCGCGGCGATGGCGGCGGCCTCGGCCTCGCCGCTCTTCTGCTTGCCCAGCGCCTCGGCTTCCAGGCGCAGGCGCAACGCCTCGGCCTGCGCGGTGCCCTGCTTGGCCACCGCGTCGGCGTCGGCCAGCTTGACCTGGGCTTCGGCCACACCCTGCTTCTCGCGGCCGATGGCCTCGGCCTCCATCTTGGCCTGCAGCGCCTGCGCGTGCGCATCGCCCAGCTTGACCACGGCGTCGGCGTCGGCCAGCTTGACCTTGGCGGCAACGATGCCCTCCTTCTCCTTCGCATCCGCCTTGGCGATGGCCACCTTGGCCTCGGCCAGACCGCCGGCGGCGCTCACCGCCTCGATGCCTTCAGCCTCGCGCTTCTTCGCCTCGGCCATCTTGGCCGCGACCACCAGCTTCGCCTCGGCGGCGATCTGCTCCTCGTTGGCCTTGTGGCGCGCGCGCTGCTCGTCGGCTTCAGCGGACTTCACCTCGCTGATGTACTTCTCCTGCGCCTGGCCCTCGGCGAGCACGATGGTGCTCTTGCGGGTGCGCTCGGCGTCGGACAGCGTGCGCACGTTCTTGATCTCTTCTTCCTGCTCGGCCACCGTGCGCTCGACCACGATGCGCTCGCGGATGACGTCGGCGATCGCCTTCTTCTGCACCTCGACCGCCTTTTCCTTCTCGATCTGCTGCAGCGTCACTTCGCGCTCGCGGTCGACGATCTCCAGCTGGCGCGCACGCGTGACCTTTTCCTCTTCGATGGCGACCGCGCGCAGGCGGTTGTTCTGCGCCACCTCGGTCTCGCGCTTGACGTTCTCGGTCTGCACCGCGATCTGCTGGTCGGCCAGCAGGCGCGCCAGTTCCGCCTTGGCGCGTTCCTCGGCGGCCACCTTGGCGGCCTCGGCTTCCTCGCGCGCCTTGGTGATCGCGATCTCGCGCTGCTGGTGCGCCTCGGCGTAGGCCTTCTGGCGCTCCAGTTCGAGCACCGCCTCGGCGGTCTCGACGTCCTTCTTCTTGATCCGCATTTCCTCGTTGCGACGGAACTCGTTGGTGCGGATCGCTTCCTCGGCGGTCAGCTCGGTGATCTTCTTGATGCCCTGCGCATCGAGGATGTTGTTCGGGTCGAGCTTCTCCAGCGGGGTCTGCTCGAGGTAGTCGATGGCGGCGTCCTCCAGCACGTAGCCGGAGAGGTCGTCACCGATCTGGCGGACGATCTCGTCGCGGAACTGGTCGCGCGCCTGGTACAGGTCGACGAAATCCATCGACTTGCCGACCGTCTTCAGCGCTTCGGAAAACTTCGCGCTGAACAGGTCCTCCAGGGTGTCCTGGTTGGAGGCGCGCTCGCAGCCGATCGACTGCGCCACGCGCAGCACGTCCTCGGCGGTCTTGTTGACGCGCACGAAGAACTTGACCTTGATGTCGGCGCGCATGTTGTCCTTGCAGATCAGGCCTTCCTTGCCCGAGCGCTCGATCTCGATGGTCTTCATCGAGACGTCCATCTCCTCCACCTTGTGCAGCACCGGAATCACCAGGCGCCCGGTGAAGGTGACCTCCGGCTCCGCGCGCATGGTGTTCACGATCATCGCGTGGCCCTGCTGCACCTTGCGATAGAACTTCGCGATCAGCGCGAGGAAGCCGAAGAAGAAGACGACAACCGCAATGACGGCGGCAATCAGGGTGACGATGGCGAGGTCCATGGGTGGCTCCGGGCTGGCAGCTGCAGGTTGGGGTTGAGCATTCTTTGGTCCGCAAAGGACGCTAAGGACGCAAAGAATCAGGCGGCACTCGGGGACGCCAGATGCGCGTGGAAATCAGGCCTGTGCTACATCAATCGGCTCTTCTTTGCGTCCTTTGCGTCTTTTGCGGACAAAAACTGGCTTTGCAGAAATCAAGGCGCATCGTAAGCCTCCACCCGATACCGCCCCGTCTTCGGCTCGATATCGATCAGCAGGGCGGACGAGCCCTTGGTCAGGGTGTTCGGGGTGTCGGCGCAGACGCGCACGTTGAGTGGGGCGCCGCTGTCGATGATCACTTCGGCCTGCCCGAATTTCTCGCTGACGCTGAGCGTGAGGATCTTGCATGGCTTGCCCAGCAGCGATTCCTGCTTGGCCGAGACATGCACGACGAACAGCGGCTTCAGGGGCCGCAGCACGCGCGCGGCGACCGGCACTGCCAGCACCAGCGCGCCGACCAGGATCAGCGTGCCAGCGATCCACGCCGGCAGCGGGATCAGGCTCCACGTGAGGCTCACCGCCAGCAGCGTGAACAGCCACCAGAAGAACACGATGCCGCTGACGACGATGGAGAAAGGCAGCTTGTCCAGGCCGAGCGCCATCAAGGTTTCCGGCGCCTCGGCGTGTTCGCCGCCGCCGTGCTCCGGCAGGTCCAGGTCGGCGTCGAAGTGCGGGCCGAAGGAATCGAAGTCGAGCACGCCCAGGATCGCCAGCAGCCAGAACACCAGCAGTGCGCCCATCAGCACCGAGGGCACGAAGCCCGGATAGTGGGTCAACAGATCGAGAAAGCTGGTCATCGCCTGGCACCCTTGCGCGTGGTCGGTTGGTTGAATTCATCTGCAAACGCGATCAGCTCCGCGTTCACACGCTCCTTGATCGCCAGATGCTCCCCGGGATCCAGTCTGTAACGTTTACCCAGAAGTTGGTAGTCCTCCGGACTCAGGCTCACCGTCAGCCGCGGCCGCTTGGCCTGGCGAATCACCGGCAGCCCCAGCACCACGCGGATCTGGTCCGAGTTGGACAGATTCGCCTCGAAGGCCGCGCGGCGCACCGCCTGCAAAACGCTCTCCGAGACGTCGAAGGCCACCTGCACCGCCTTCAGTGCGGAAGCCGATGATTGCCAGCGGGTGGGAAGGCGGTTGGGGTTCATGGCGAGAGCGATCGGAGGGCACGAGGGCGCGAGGGCACGAGGGCACGCAAGCAGCCGCCCGCCAGCCCAAAAGCCTGGCTCCGGCCGTTGCGACAATCCTGACTGCTTGCGACGAACCGCTCTTCACGTGCCCTCGTGCCCTCGTGCCCTCGTGCCCTCCAAAAAAGGCCTTCGTGCCCTCGCACACTCGTCCCGAAGCACTCTCGCGACCTCCGGCCCATCACCCCCTCCCCCTTGGCCCGCGCTTCAACTGGTCCATGACCTTCTCCGGGCGCTGGTGGGCGAAGCCGGGAGATTTGTCGGTGGGTTTGCGCGGCGGCGCGTCGGGGGCGGCGGCGGTGGCGTTGGCGGCGGCCATCATCGTGCGCGCCATCGTCACGTCGCGGTGGAACTCGCGCAGTTGCGCCTCGACGCCCGCGTGCAATCGCGCCAGGGTCGCGATGTGATCATCGAAACTGCGCGCCATGTCGCCCTCGTGGGCCACCGCGCGCGCGAGTTCGCTGAGGCGTTCGCGGTAGCTCGAATGCTGCGCGGGCTCGCGGGTCAGCGCTTCCAGTTCGCGCTGGGCGCGCAGCATGCGGCGGCGCGCCGCTTCCGCGCGCGCCTTGGCCGATGCCAGTTCCTTCGCAGTGCGCGTCAACAGTGCCTCGGCCTGTTTCACGGTCGGCGGCTCGTGCGCGCTGCCTTTGGGGCCGAGCGCCTTCCATTCGTCCTTGAGCAATCCGAGCATCTCGTCCCACCAGGCCATGGCCATCCTCACACCAGGTAATCGGACAGCGTCGCGAGCGCGTCGCGGCCGTTGTCGCTCAGGGTGGCGAGTTCCAGCGCCAAGTCATCCGGCGTGGCGTCCGGGCTCAGCGCGCCGAACAGCACATAGTGCTCGCCGATGCGTCCGAAGGAGGACAGCGGCACGCTGGGGTTGAGGTCGAGCAAAGTTTCCAGCAGTTTCGCGCGGCGCTTCGGGCGGATGTCCGCGTCACGCCAGAGATAACTGATGCACAACAGTTGACTGCCGGCGTCGGTGACATAAATCGGCAGGCGGTCGGCAGTCGGGAACCCCACCTCGATCACCGGCACTTCGCCAGGCATCGAGGACACCTCGACATCGGTCACGCCAAGCTGCTTGCGCAGCAGCGGCACCGAGCGTTCGATCAAGCTCACCAGCTTGCGCGGCCTGGCCATCGGTCACGCCCGCCTCCTCGTGCGGGCCGGACACCATGTGCGTTGGCGACCACGCTAACGCCGTCCGACATATCATGTCAAGACATTTTATGTCGAAACGCCTGAGGTGGGTCCGGACCTTGTCCGGACGCTCCGGACCTTGTCCAGACGCTGCTGCCGATGCCGTTGTGGGTCTGGACCTTGTCCAGACGCTTAGACCCACAAGTGCCGGTGGCGGGACAAGCGTCCGGACGAGGTCCGGACCCACAATCAGGGCCTGGACCCACAATCAGGGCATGGACCCACCAACGGCGGTGCCCTACACCTTCTCGAACACGATCTTCCCGCCCTCCGCCCTGCGCGCGCACGGTGTCGCGCGGGGCGTAGCGGCCGGCGAGGACCTCGCGCGCCAGCGGGTTCTCGATCAGAGTCTGCACCGCGCGCTTGAGCGGGCGCGCGCCATAGACCGGGTCGTAGCCGATGTTGGCCAGCAGGGTCAGCGCCGAATCGTCGAGCTCGAAGCGGATCTCGCGCTCGGCCAGGCGCTGAGCCAGGTGCTGGGTCTGGATCTTCGCGATGCGGCCGATCGCGGCCTTGTTGAGCGGGTGGAACACGACCAGTTCATCGAGGCGGTTGATGAACTCGGGACGGAAGTGCTGCTGCACGATGTCCATCACCGCGTTCTTCATGCGCGCGTAGTTGTCCTCGCCGGCGAGTTCCTGGATCACCTGCGAACCGAGGTTGCTGGTCATCACGATCACAGTGTTGCGGAAATCCACCGTGCGGCCCTGGCCATCGGTCAGGCGGCCGTCGTCGAGCACCTGCAGCAGCACGTTGAACACATCGTGGTGGGCCTTCTCGACCTCATCGAGCAGGATCACGCTGTACGGCCGGCGGCGCACGGCCTCGGTCAGGTAGCCGCCTTCCTCGTAGCCGACATAACCCGGGGGCGCGCCAATCAGGCGGCTCACGGAGTGCTTCTCCATGAACTCGCTCATGTCGATGCGCACCATCGCTTCCTCGGTGTCGAACAGGAAGTTCGCGAGCGCCTTGCACAACTCGGTCTTGCCAACGCCGGTAGGGCCGAGGAACAGGAAGGAACCGTTCGGACGCTTGGGGTCCGACAGTCCCGCGCGCGAGCGACGGATCGCATCGGACACGGCGCGCACCGCCTCCTCCTGGCCGACCACGCGCTGGTGCAACTCGTCTTCCATGCGCAGCAGTTTCTCGCGCTCGCCTTCGAGCATCTTGCTCACCGGGATGCCGGTCCAACGGCTCACCACTTCGGCGATCTCGTCGGCGCTGACCTTGTTCTTCAGCAGGGTGAAACCCTTCTGTTCGGTGGCCTGCGCGGCGGCGATCTGCTTTTCCAGGTCGGGGATGCGGCCGTACTGCAGCTCGGCCATCTTCGCCAGGTCCTGGGCGCGCTTGGCCGCCTCGAACTCGTAGCGGGCGCGTTCGAGCTGTTCCTTGAGCCTGGTTTCGCCGGAAACGGCCGCCTTCTCCCCCTTCAGCACCTCGTCGAGGTCGCTGAACTCGCGTTCGAGCTTGGCGATCTGGTCTTCCAGCTCCTTCAGGCGCAGCTTGCTCGCCTCGTCGCGCTCCTTCTTCAGCACCTCGCGCTGCATCTTCAGCTGGATCAGGCGACGTTCCAGGCGGTCCATTTCCTCCGGCTTGGAGTCCATTTCCATGCGGATGCGGCTGGCGGCCTCGTCCATCAAATCGATGGCCTTGTCCGGCAACTGGCGGTCGGCGATGTAGCGGTGGCTCAGCGTGGCCGCGGCGACGATCGCCGGATCGGTGATCTCGACCTTGTGGTGCAGCGCGTAGCGTTCCTTCAGGCCGCGCAGGATCGCGATGGTGTCCTCGACGCTCGGCTCGCCGACGAAGACCTTCTGGAAGCGGCGCTCGAGCGCGGCGTCCTTTTCGACGTACTTGCGGTACTCGTCCAGCGTGGTCGCGCCGATGCAGTGCAACTCGCCGCGCGCCAGCGCCGGCTTCAGCATGTTGCCGGCGTCCATCGAGCCTTCGGCCTTGCCGGCGCCGACCATGGTGTGCAGCTCGTCGATGAACAGGATCACCTGGCCTTCCTGCTTGGCCAGGTCGTTGAGCACGCCCTTCAGGCGCTCCTCGAACTCGCCGCGGAACTTGGCGCCGGCGATCAGCGCACCCATGTCCAGGCTCAGCACGCGCTTGCCGCGGATGCCTTCGGGCACCTCGCCGTCGACGATGCGCTGCGCCAGGCCTTCGACGATGGCGGTCTTGCCGACGCCGGGCTCGCCGATCAGCACCGGGTTGTTCTTGGTGCGCCGCTGCAGCACCTGGATGGTGCGGCGAATCTCCTCGTCGCGGCCGATGACCGGGTCGATCTTGCCGTCCTCGGCGCGCTTGGTCAGGTCGATGGTGTACTTCTCGAGCGCCTGGCGCTGCTCCTCGGCGTTCGCGTCCTGCACCTTCTCGCCGCCGCGCATGCCGGCGATCGCCTGCTCGATTCGCGCCTTGTCCGCACCGGCGGCCTTGAGCGCCTTGCCGACCTCGCCCTTGTCCTCCAGCGCCGCAAGCACGAACAATTCGCTGGCGATGAAGGCATCGCCGCGCTGCTGCGCCAGCTTGTCGGTCAGCATCAGCAAGCGGTTGAGGTCATTGCCGATGCTCAGGTTGCCCTCGTTGCCCTTCACCTGCGGCAGCCGGTCGAAGGCCTCGCCGAGCTTGCTGCGCAGCGCGGCGACGTTCACGCCGGTCTGCGACAGCAGCGGGCGGGTCGAGCCGCCCTGCTGGTCGATCAGCGCGATCAGCACATGCACCGGCTCGATGACATTGTGGTCGCGGCCGACGGCCAGCGACTGCGCGTCAGCCAGGGCCTGCTGGAACTTGGAAGTGAGCTTGTCCATCCGCATGGGAGATCTCCGGGCGCGAAGGCTGCGGTGATTGTCGATGCGGAGTGATTGCGGCTGCGTTGATCCAGTTCAAGGGGGTTGAAAAGCGGCGGGAAGGACGCACGCGGGGCCCACCAGTCAACGCCAGAACGGAATGATCGACGGCTCGGCCGGCTCCTCGTCGCCCTCGCGCTGGGGTCGGATCACTTCCAGCCGGTGCCGTCCGGGCGGCAGCGCGCGCACGTCGAGCATGGCGACAAAGCCGCGCAGACCGCTGTCGGGGTCACGTCCGAGGTCGTAGCGCAGGTCTGGCAGCTGCTGGCCGTCGAGCAGCACCGGATGCACGTGGGTGGCCACACAATCCAGGAGCAAGTCGACACGCGCTTCCTCGGCGGCCTTGCGCGCGGCGTGGTCCCCGCCGGTGGCCTCGACCGTGGCCGCGGGGCATTCCTTTTCGATGGTCTGTTGCACCCGGCGCGGCAGGTAAGGCACGAACAGCCTCAGGTAGGGGCCGCGCACGCTGGCAGACGGGATGAAGGGGAAGCCCTCCTGGGCATCGCGCTCGCTGCGGGTGTCGGCATAGTGCTGAGCGCGCAACTCGCGCCCGTTGGCGTCCTCCGGCAGGTAACGCTCGCCCGGCAGGGAAATCACGCCAGAGCGAAGCAGCACCTCGACCAGGATCAGCGCCATCAGCGAGTACAGCGCCCCCATGAGCAGCAGGTTGCCGCGGGTCATTCCCAGGCGACTGAACAGGGTCAACATGATTGGGCCGGTGAACCGGCCGCCAGTGGTCACGGTGCTGACCTGATAGATCCCGTGAATGCCCCGGCGCAGCCAGTGGCCCGGTGCGAGGCGATCGCCATAGCGCCGGTCGATCAGCGTCGCCAGCATCATCGGCGCAACCACCAGCATCACCAGCGTGAATGTCAGCCAGGAATTGTCCT
Encoded proteins:
- a CDS encoding four helix bundle protein; translated protein: MVTSYRDLVVWQKAMELAVAVYAAAGKLPRDEKFGLAAQVQRAVVSVPSNIAEGHSRQSQREFAQFLSVALGSLAESSTQVELAGRLKLLDELTVVDLNERAEHLRAMLLNLLSAVRDRTIIRDGEPPEYLTEHST
- a CDS encoding ubiquinone biosynthesis protein — translated: MTSFLDLLTHYPGFVPSVLMGALLVFWLLAILGVLDFDSFGPHFDADLDLPEHGGGEHAEAPETLMALGLDKLPFSIVVSGIVFFWWLFTLLAVSLTWSLIPLPAWIAGTLILVGALVLAVPVAARVLRPLKPLFVVHVSAKQESLLGKPCKILTLSVSEKFGQAEVIIDSGAPLNVRVCADTPNTLTKGSSALLIDIEPKTGRYRVEAYDAP
- a CDS encoding DUF2170 family protein, coding for MARPRKLVSLIERSVPLLRKQLGVTDVEVSSMPGEVPVIEVGFPTADRLPIYVTDAGSQLLCISYLWRDADIRPKRRAKLLETLLDLNPSVPLSSFGRIGEHYVLFGALSPDATPDDLALELATLSDNGRDALATLSDYLV